Proteins co-encoded in one Stomoxys calcitrans chromosome 5, idStoCalc2.1, whole genome shotgun sequence genomic window:
- the LOC106083154 gene encoding toll-like receptor 7, translating to MSLYACATILAFVAISSTSLVSPVRAQCSWEFVRTTMDIKCNIRAIDASQQLDLQVAETAARLEIACSNDVLYASDLAANTFGRLQKLSELQIESCKMQRLSENTFDGLMSLKRLTVQTHNAVWGPGKTLEIMPQTFNGLRELSELSLGDNNIRQLPEGVWCSMQNLQVLNLTSNRIRAAESLGFSEKLCAPNGKGASGGAELQVLDVSYNELRSLPDVWGASRLRRLQQLNLQHNNISSLAANSLAGLSSLRVLNLSFNHLESLPADSFAGNKELREIHLQGNELYDLPKGLFHRLEQLLVLDLSGNQLTSHHVDNNTFAGLIRLIVLNLANNALTRIGSKTFKELYFLQILDMRNNSIGHIEDGAFLPLYNLHTLNLAENRLHTLDNKIFNGLYVLNKLTLNNNLVSIVEAQAFRNCSDLKELDLSSNQLAEVPEAVQDLSMLKTLDLGENQISDFKNGTFRNLNQLTGLRLIDNRIGNITVGMFSDLPRLSVLNLAKNRIQSIERGAFDKNTEIEAIRLDKNFLTDINGIFATLASLLWLNLSENHLVWFDYAFIPSNLKWLDIHGNYIEALGNYYKLQEEIRVTTLDASHNRITEIGAMAVPNSIELLFINNNIIGQVQPNTFVDKTKLSRVDLYANVLSKLALNSLRVAPVAVDKPVPEFYLGGNPFECDCSMEWLQRINNMTTRQHPRIIDLANIECLMPHSRNAPIRPLTSLSSSDFVCKYNSHCPATCHCCDFEQCDCEMVCPENCTCFHDATWSTNIVDCGKQNRISLPLRIPLDVTDLYLDGNNLPVIDAQVFAGKRNLRALYLNSSNVVTIQNASLSELSMLRSLHLENNKLQALDGSEFNQLSLLKELYLHNNLLTAISNSTFAPLVSLKVLRLDNNRLTSMPIAQLANLQYRNSLQGLTMGRNSWSCRCQFLQTLAQFVADNAMVIRDSQDIYCVDNGVKRELELFTQHGVDCSELMENASNMASQDVSGGYVPLLAAVLVLIFLIVVLIIVFVFRESVRMWLFAHYGVRVCEPRFEDAGKLYDAIILHSEKDYEFVCRNIATELEHGRPPFRLCIQQRDLPPQASQLQIVEAARASRKIILVLTRNLLATEWNRLEFRNAFHEALRGLAQKLVIIEETNVSAEAEDVAELSPYLKSVPSNRLLTCDRYFWEKLRYAIPIELSPRGNNYTLDHHERFKQPVSPGVLFRQAPPPPAYYQEDMEANYSSATTATPSPRPTRHGQRIVDAMPMRPPSEHIYHSIESEYGYEQHEALSMIPNGMTSSRHHPHHQQHLAPPPNAIFRQSNNPRLSMSAGNAAAAQQWRPTTLMPQPMQQPMQQQQQQQFQPATAPIHLRSGSNLSQCSTSTQSTAALAQTPQPQASTSAAAQQQLQQAAATGVTTATTATSNSEAPATATNKNNTNQAFLV from the coding sequence ATGTCTTTGTACGCCTGCGCCACCATTTTGGCCTTTGTGGCCATAAGCAGCACCAGCCTCGTGAGCCCCGTCCGGGCACAATGCTCATGGGAGTTTGTGCGCACCACCATGGACATAAAATGTAACATACGTGCCATCGATGCTTCACAACAATTGGATTTACAAGTGGCCGAAACGGCAGCTCGCCTCGAGATAGCCTGCTCCAACGATGTGTTGTATGCCAGTGATTTGGCTGCCAACACCTTCGGTCGTTTGCAAAAGCTATCGGAGTTACAAATCGAATCGTGCAAAATGCAACGTCTATCGGAGAACACTTTCGATGGCTTGATGTCGCTAAAACGTTTAACGGTGCAGACCCACAATGCCGTTTGGGGTCCCGGCAAGACACTCGAGATTATGCCGCAAACATTTAACGGTCTCCGGGAATTGTCCGAATTGAGTTTGGGCGACAACAATATACGCCAGCTGCCCGAGGGTGTGTGGTGTTCCATGCAGAATCTCCAGGTTCTTAATTTGACCTCCAATCGCATAAGAGCCGCCGAGAGTCTGGGCTTCTCCGAGAAATTGTGTGCGCCCAATGGCAAGGGTGCCAGCGGTGGCGCTGAATTGCAAGTCTTGGATGTTTCGTATAACGAATTGCGTTCTTTACCCGATGTCTGGGGTGCCTCACGCCTGCGCCGTTTGCAACAATTGAATTTGCAACACAACAACATTTCATCTTTGGCCGCCAACTCCTTGGCTGGCTTGTCTTCGTTGCGTGTCCTCAATCTGTCCTTCAATCATTTGGAGTCACTGCCCGCCGACTCTTTTGCCGGCAACAAGGAGTTGCGAGAAATCCACTTGCAGGGCAACGAGTTGTATGATTTGCCCAAAGGCCTTTTCCATCGTCTCGAACAGTTGTTGGTCTTGGACTTGAGTGGCAACCAATTGACTTCGCACCATGTCGACAATAACACCTTTGCTGGCTTGATTCGCCTCATCGTTCTCAATTTGGCTAACAATGCGTTGACTCGCATTGGCTCGAAAACCTTTAAGGAATTGTATTTCCTGCAAATTCTTGATATGCGCAACAATTCCATTGGCCACATAGAAGATGGTGCCTTCCTGCCTTTGTACAACCTTCACACACTGAATTTAGCCGAAAACCGCCTCCACACCCTGGACAACAAAATCTTCAATGGACTGTATGTGCTCAACAAGTTGACGTTGAACAACAATTTGGTCAGCATTGTTGAGGCTCAGGCCTTCCGCAACTGCTCCGATTTGAAGGAGCTCGACCTAAGCTCCAACCAACTGGCCGAGGTTCCCGAAGCTGTGCAAGATCTGAGCATGCTGAAAACCTTGGATTTGGGAGAAAACCAAATTTCGGACTTCAAAAATGGCACCTTCCGCAATCTGAACCAGCTAACCGGTTTGCGTTTGATCGACAATCGCATTGGCAACATCACCGTGGGCATGTTCAGCGATTTGCCTCGTTTAAGTGTTTTAAATTTGGCCAAGAATCGCATACAATCCATTGAACGTGGCGCCTTTGACAAGAACACCGAGATTGAGGCCATACGCCTGGATAAGAACTTCCTCACCGACATCAATGGCATTTTTGCCACTTTGGCTTCGCTGCTGTGGCTGAATCTCTCGGAAAATCATTTGGTGTGGTTCGATTATGCTTTCATACCCTCGAATCTCAAGTGGCTGGATATTCATGGCAATTACATTGAGGCCTTGGGCAACTACTACAAATTGCAGGAGGAAATACGCGTAACCACTTTGGATGCCAGCCACAACCGCATTACCGAAATTGGTGCTATGGCCGTTCCCAACTCCATTGAGTTGCTTTTcattaacaacaacatcattgGCCAGGTCCAGCCCAACACCTTTGTGGACAAGACAAAATTGTCTCGCGTCGATTTGTATGCCAATGTCTTGTCGAAACTGGCCTTGAACTCGTTGCGCGTGGCTCCAGTGGCGGTTGATAAACCCGTTCCCGAATTCTACTTGGGCGGCAATCCCTTCGAGTGTGACTGCAGCATGGAGTGGCTGCAACGCATCAACAACATGACTACACGCCAACATCCTCGCATCATCGATTTGGCCAACATTGAATGTCTAATGCCGCACAGCCGCAACGCCCCCATCAGACCATTGACGTCATTGTCCAGCAGCGACTTTGTCTGCAAGTACAACTCCCACTGTCCGGCGACCTGCCACTGCTGCGATTTCGAACAATGCGACTGTGAAATGGTCTGTCCTGAGAATTGTACCTGTTTCCATGACGCTACCTGGTCCACCAACATTGTCGACTGTGGGAAACAAAATCGCATTAGCTTGCCCCTGCGTATACCGCTCGATGTGACCGACTTGTATTTGGATGGCAATAATCTGCCCGTAATCGATGCTCAGGTGTTTGCTGGCAAACGTAATCTACGTGCTCTCTACCTGAACTCCTCGAATGTGGTGACTATCCAAAATGCTTCGTTGAGCGAGCTCAGCATGTTGCGTTCCCTACACTTGGAGAACAATAAGTTGCAGGCATTGGATGGCAGCGAATTCAATCAATTGTCTTTGCTTAAGGAATTGTACTTGCACAACAACCTGCTCACCGCCATCTCCAACAGCACCTTTGCTCCGTTGGTCTCATTGAAGGTATTGCGTTTGGACAACAATCGTTTGACATCAATGCCCATTGCTCAGTTGGCCAATCTGCAATACCGCAACAGTCTGCAAGGCCTGACAATGGGTCGCAACTCCTGGTCTTGTCGCTGCCAGTTCCTGCAGACTTTGGCCCAATTTGTGGCCGACAATGCCATGGTCATACGTGACTCCCAGGACATCTACTGTGTGGACAATGGTGTTAAGCGAGAGCTAGAATTGTTCACCCAGCACGGTGTGGACTGCAGTGAATTGATGGAGAATGCCAGCAACATGGCTTCCCAGGATGTTTCCGGTGGCTATGTGCCATTGTTGGCCGCTGTCTTGGTTTTGATCTTTCTAATTGTTGTGCTGATCATTGTCTTCGTCTTCAGAGAGTCGGTGAGAATGTGGCTATTTGCCCACTATGGAGTGAGAGTATGTGAGCCTCGCTTTGAGGATGCTGGCAAATTGTATGATGCCATTATTCTACATTCCGAAAAGGACTATGAATTTGTGTGCCGCAACATTGCCACTGAACTGGAGCATGGCCGCCCACCCTTCCGTTTGTGTATACAGCAGCGTGATTTGCCTCCTCAAGCCAGCCAATTGCAAATTGTGGAGGCCGCCAGGGCTTCCAGGAAAATTATTTTGGTTTTGACACGCAATCTACTGGCCACCGAGTGGAATCGCTTGGAATTCCGCAATGCCTTCCACGAAGCATTGAGGGGATTGGCCCAAAAATTGGTCATCATCGAAGAGACCAATGTATCGGCCGAGGCTGAAGATGTTGCTGAATTGTCGCCATATTTGAAATCAGTGCCTTCCAATCGCCTGCTGACCTGCGATCGCTACTTCTGGGAGAAGTTGCGCTATGCCATACCCATTGAATTGTCACCACGCGGCAACAACTACACCCTGGATCACCATGAACGCTTCAAGCAGCCCGTTTCCCCCGGCGTACTCTTCAGACAGGCACCACCGCCGCCAGCCTACTATCAGGAGGATATGGAGGCCAATTATTCGTCGGCCACCACTGCCACACCCTCGCCACGACCCACCCGCCATGGCCAGCGCATTGTGGATGCCATGCCCATGCGTCCACCCAGTGAGCATATCTATCACAGCATTGAGTCCGAGTATGGCTATGAGCAGCATGAGGCTTTGTCCATGATTCCCAATGGCATGACCAGTAGTCGCCATCATCCTCACCATCAGCAGCATTTGGCTCCGCCTCCAAACGCTATTTTCCGCCAAAGTAACAACCCTCGTTTGTCAATGTCCGCTGGCAATGCGGCAGCAGCTCAACAGTGGAGACCCACCACTTTAATGCCACAGCCAATGCAGCAGCCaatgcagcagcagcaacaacaacaattccaGCCTGCCACAGCGCCCATACATTTGCGCAGTGGTAGCAATTTAAGCCAATGCAGTACCAGCACACAATCAACCGCCGCTCTGGCGCAAACACCCCAGCCGCAAGCTTCCACTTCCGCGGCTGCGCAACAGCAACTACAGCAAGCAGCTGCCACAGGTGTGACTACAGCAACGACAGCCACCAGCAATAGCGAGGCCCCGGCAACGGCGACgaataaaaacaacacaaatCAAGCCTTCTTAGTGTAA